Proteins from a single region of Sporosarcina sp. P33:
- the flgM gene encoding flagellar biosynthesis anti-sigma factor FlgM, producing MKIDGVKPQAINPYRNQQLKTEQTKQASQVQTDRLEISSEAKKLSKASPIETARQQRVQELKSQVQSGEYQVDANKLASSMLSYFNKN from the coding sequence ATGAAGATCGATGGAGTAAAACCGCAGGCAATCAACCCATACCGCAATCAGCAGCTGAAAACAGAGCAGACTAAACAGGCGTCACAAGTACAAACGGATAGGCTCGAGATTTCTTCAGAAGCAAAAAAATTATCCAAGGCTTCACCGATTGAAACGGCCAGACAACAGCGCGTTCAGGAATTGAAGTCACAAGTACAGTCTGGAGAATACCAGGTCGATGCGAACAAACTCGCTTCGAGTATGCTGTCGTATTTCAATAAGAACTAA
- a CDS encoding TIGR03826 family flagellar region protein has product MAEARNCPACGKIFNYTGLRDVCGACAQAEEDMYETVYRFLRKRENRAANIDRIVEVTGVTQELLHRWVRKGRLQPALFPNLGYPCDKCGALTSSGKICAKCTEEIQQDLRTFDAAAELREAIEAKDKATYYTQKRER; this is encoded by the coding sequence ATGGCGGAAGCAAGAAATTGTCCGGCTTGCGGCAAAATATTTAATTACACAGGTTTACGGGACGTATGCGGCGCATGTGCGCAGGCCGAAGAGGATATGTATGAAACGGTCTACCGGTTTTTGCGCAAACGGGAAAACCGTGCGGCGAATATCGACCGCATCGTCGAAGTAACGGGAGTGACGCAAGAGTTGCTGCATCGCTGGGTACGTAAAGGAAGACTGCAGCCGGCACTGTTCCCGAACCTCGGCTATCCATGCGACAAATGCGGCGCGTTAACATCCAGCGGGAAAATTTGTGCAAAATGTACAGAAGAAATCCAGCAGGACTTGCGCACATTTGATGCAGCGGCGGAATTGCGCGAGGCGATTGAGGCTAAAGACAAAGCAACGTACTACACACAAAAACGCGAACGATGA
- a CDS encoding flagellar protein FlgN codes for MSIEPILTTLNHLEKLHMSLLRLSNDKTALLKNGDINGIDQLLKEEQAHLAAIVQMDQKRVNEVKQYLTAQGSAVPAEPTMTQLIELADTPDKEQLAEAKDRLLHAIHELKRQNELNQQLTYQSLQFVNLSLDMVRPRPETVNYSKNEVQGQSQSRAKTKLSSFDSQA; via the coding sequence ATGTCCATTGAACCGATTTTGACAACGCTCAATCACCTGGAAAAACTGCATATGAGCTTGCTCCGTCTGTCAAACGACAAGACCGCACTGCTGAAAAACGGTGATATCAACGGGATTGACCAGCTGTTGAAAGAGGAGCAGGCCCATTTAGCGGCGATTGTGCAAATGGACCAGAAGCGCGTGAACGAAGTGAAGCAGTATTTGACCGCACAAGGAAGTGCAGTACCTGCCGAACCGACCATGACGCAATTAATCGAACTGGCGGACACACCGGACAAAGAACAGTTGGCAGAGGCGAAGGACCGTCTCCTGCATGCGATTCATGAGTTGAAACGGCAAAACGAACTCAATCAGCAGCTGACTTATCAATCTCTTCAATTCGTGAATCTATCGCTGGACATGGTCCGTCCGCGTCCGGAAACCGTCAACTATTCGAAAAATGAAGTACAGGGGCAGTCGCAAAGCAGAGCCAAAACGAAGCTCTCCTCATTCGACTCCCAAGCATAA